Proteins encoded in a region of the Fuerstiella sp. genome:
- a CDS encoding glycine cleavage system protein H — MADQLHFMMGNFRAGIPGDRGYSPRHLWLKALDDEVLRVGLTAYSVRLLQDVYFLEWSIDSGTPITDRQEIGEIESSKAVSSLFAPFDGFLVNFNEALLNDPSAINTDNYGTGWLFDMKTEDTLLTPEQYIKFLADGWEKTQRTIKGQLN, encoded by the coding sequence ATGGCTGATCAGCTTCACTTTATGATGGGCAACTTTCGGGCCGGCATTCCCGGTGACCGCGGCTATTCACCAAGACACCTCTGGCTAAAAGCACTGGATGATGAGGTGCTGCGTGTCGGCCTCACCGCCTATTCTGTCCGCCTCCTGCAGGATGTGTATTTTTTGGAATGGTCGATTGATTCCGGAACCCCGATTACCGACCGTCAGGAAATTGGTGAAATCGAAAGTTCGAAAGCAGTCTCTTCGTTGTTTGCTCCGTTTGACGGGTTCCTGGTTAATTTCAACGAAGCGTTGCTCAATGATCCCTCGGCAATCAATACAGACAATTACGGCACAGGGTGGCTGTTTGACATGAAAACAGAAGATACACTGCTGACACCCGAGCAGTATATTAAGTTTCTTGCTGACGGATGGGAAAAGACACAGCGTACCATCAAGGGCCAGTTAAACTGA
- the vsr gene encoding DNA mismatch endonuclease Vsr, producing MSRIHGRDTKPELIVRSIVHQMGYRFRLHRTNLPGKPDLVLPGRNKIIFVHGCFWHQHRCRFGRVAPKTNVQFWLDKRNGTVKRDRQNRRALRAAGWDVLTVWECWTREPEQRVIPRLTKFLGQ from the coding sequence ATGTCACGCATTCACGGGCGTGATACCAAACCGGAGTTAATTGTTCGGTCGATCGTCCATCAGATGGGCTACAGATTCCGACTGCACCGCACGAATCTGCCAGGCAAACCGGACCTTGTGCTGCCCGGCCGAAATAAAATCATATTTGTCCACGGGTGTTTCTGGCATCAGCACCGCTGCCGTTTCGGCCGGGTGGCTCCCAAAACCAACGTTCAGTTTTGGCTAGACAAACGCAACGGCACCGTTAAGCGTGATCGACAAAATCGTCGCGCACTTCGAGCAGCCGGCTGGGACGTATTGACGGTATGGGAATGCTGGACCCGGGAACCGGAACAACGAGTGATTCCGAGACTGACTAAATTCCTCGGCCAATAG
- a CDS encoding DUF2237 domain-containing protein: MAKNVLGGDLIVCSSDPMTGFFRTGTCDTCGDDAGMHTVCAVMTAEFLSFSKAAGNDLSTPRPEFEFPGLNPGDRWCLCLPRWIEALEAGSAPQIVLQATHMSAIEFLSMETLIEYAVDADVV, from the coding sequence ATGGCAAAAAACGTACTTGGCGGCGATTTGATTGTATGCTCATCCGATCCGATGACAGGCTTCTTCCGCACCGGCACGTGTGACACATGCGGGGATGATGCAGGAATGCATACTGTCTGTGCTGTGATGACGGCAGAGTTTCTCTCATTCTCCAAAGCGGCCGGAAATGACCTGTCAACTCCTCGACCCGAATTTGAATTCCCCGGTCTCAACCCAGGTGACCGATGGTGTTTGTGTCTGCCGAGATGGATTGAAGCACTGGAAGCGGGGTCCGCGCCTCAGATTGTTCTCCAGGCAACACATATGTCCGCAATTGAGTTTCTGTCTATGGAAACACTGATCGAGTACGCCGTCGACGCTGACGTCGTTTAA
- a CDS encoding cysteine desulfurase: protein MSEPRIYLDNNATTQILPCVAAALSEAWNRSFANPGSQHDFGRDARKLMDSSRDVVAETLNCEPDEVIFTSGGTESINTAIHGLPAGQRGVIALTAGEHPATTAACRQVALSGMKLVTIPVDQEGLLTTDSLDSLPWADLKLVAVILAHNETGVVQDLTRLSQLCEKHQVPLFVDAVQAVGKINVDFRALGATALAFGGHKFHAPRGIGGLLLRRGARLKPLLEGGHQEVGRRAGTEPVPLIAGMAASLNHFREYPDERIDKVRTLRDDLQRRLEANSPSVIVHGSQIRRLPNTLSVAFPGLEGEAMLINFDLAGIACSLGSTCSSGSADPAPALLAMGIPPDLCMSSVRFSISCLNTAQEIELAAQRICSIAARMSSTSDGPAFRH from the coding sequence TTGTCAGAACCACGCATCTATCTTGATAACAACGCAACGACCCAAATTTTGCCCTGTGTGGCTGCGGCGTTGTCCGAAGCATGGAATCGATCCTTTGCCAATCCGGGTAGCCAGCACGACTTCGGCCGAGACGCTCGCAAACTGATGGATTCATCACGGGACGTCGTTGCCGAGACTCTGAACTGCGAACCGGACGAAGTCATCTTCACCAGCGGAGGTACTGAATCTATCAACACGGCCATCCACGGCCTGCCTGCCGGGCAACGCGGCGTGATCGCACTGACGGCCGGCGAACATCCTGCCACAACGGCCGCTTGCCGTCAGGTGGCTTTGTCGGGAATGAAACTGGTCACTATACCGGTAGACCAGGAAGGGCTGCTTACCACAGACTCTCTGGACAGCCTTCCATGGGCTGACTTGAAATTGGTGGCTGTGATCCTGGCCCACAATGAGACCGGTGTTGTTCAGGACCTGACCCGACTCAGTCAGCTGTGTGAAAAGCATCAGGTCCCGCTGTTTGTCGATGCAGTCCAGGCTGTCGGTAAAATCAACGTTGACTTTCGGGCACTGGGTGCCACCGCACTGGCCTTCGGGGGACATAAGTTTCATGCTCCACGAGGTATCGGCGGGCTGTTGTTGCGACGGGGAGCTCGTCTCAAACCACTGCTTGAGGGGGGGCATCAGGAAGTTGGCCGTCGGGCCGGTACGGAACCGGTTCCACTGATTGCCGGAATGGCAGCATCCCTGAATCACTTTCGGGAATATCCGGACGAACGGATCGACAAAGTGCGTACACTTCGAGACGATCTCCAGCGTCGTTTGGAAGCAAATTCGCCGTCAGTCATCGTACACGGTTCTCAAATTCGGCGGCTTCCCAACACGCTTTCGGTCGCGTTTCCTGGACTGGAAGGTGAGGCCATGCTGATCAATTTTGATCTGGCCGGTATTGCATGTTCACTCGGAAGCACATGTTCCAGTGGTTCGGCGGATCCAGCCCCGGCGCTGCTGGCCATGGGCATCCCCCCCGACCTGTGCATGTCCTCAGTGCGATTTTCTATCAGCTGTCTGAACACGGCCCAGGAGATTGAACTGGCCGCACAGCGCATTTGCAGTATCGCCGCGCGCATGTCCTCAACGTCGGACGGACCTGCGTTTCGTCACTGA